The region TAATCTCAGAGATGGCTGAAGATATGGGAATAAGTATTAATGAAGTTTTCAGTTTTTTGGCCGAAGATTCTGTAATAGATCTTGAATTACTCGAAGATTTGAATGAAATTGAAATCCCCACTCAGTGCAGCCTTGATGATCTTAAAAACGCACTTCTTAAAAGGAAGCTTTGTTAAAATTTTTCAACTTTTCTATTTTTCCAGTCAGATTTATAACCGCTATTAACTAAAAATTCCGAATACTTATTCAAATCACTTTTCTGAATTCGCCATAAATTATAAATCCCATATTCACCCAATTTTTGATGATTTATATTTGACCAATGAAGTTTGTTTGATGAGTAATCATCTATTACGACTAATAAAGATTTGAATTCATAATCAGGTTTATCCTCATAATTTTTTCTTCTATCATTAAATAATCTCTCTGATAGATTAATTAATCCCTCTTCGGTATTTGGTTCATAAAAAACTATTTGTCTCGAATAATAATGTAAAGAAGGTTTTCTTATCCCTATCATTGCCAAAGTTTCCTCCCCTTCACGAATATCTAAAATTAATTTTGAGATATTTCTCAAAGGTAATTGCCTAGAAGTATCTGCTAATTTTCTTATCGGCGACATAATAAAAGGTTGTCCAAATAATAGTAAAA is a window of Prochlorococcus marinus XMU1419 DNA encoding:
- a CDS encoding CopG family transcriptional regulator, translated to MKSANPENEYIPLDLRISVRRDTLRLISEMAEDMGISINEVFSFLAEDSVIDLELLEDLNEIEIPTQCSLDDLKNALLKRKLC